The Bicyclus anynana chromosome Z, ilBicAnyn1.1, whole genome shotgun sequence genome window below encodes:
- the LOC112045535 gene encoding uncharacterized protein LOC112045535 isoform X3, whose amino-acid sequence MNTGEAEPSSGLNGRLRPRKCNKPSPKTVNTTRKTDPKPALDKPRRISTPSKAPPTKPDDLTDKADSNAARALCPYCDKTFFTEQALSRHVHRLHLPNSKQDSTITCLFCTHTEIDAHEIVRHMVDNHPNQYFACYDCHTRFPATTDLAEHKLTVCEKQKLPYRNRLRQKVTPKKNNGRNDFGNDVKDFPDDHGFNGIVISCELKSSHAHELVDIEDNITTNFILPPGRNIVNGTVIEKNAVIVLDDLQWNKRAPSNFAFQSTDADQILSRLGVVHRSPRTGESQGREWLRNIEEFHQKFEKCFDTSFYSKVASNVQENLSKFLDGSCNFNPDPENTIKTRKAKNIVAINTVEGFPILLACEQFSRNGFDGYMPRAIAPKHKWKWDNLENDKNIMSPERIKRDSHTNNCIISLVSSLDIWTQLCMRRKFESIFNKSPVQKKTERKSIIGKELKEILESRELPASTAQIVKYTHPPVQSGSSAELPESLGLVPTAPSFDLKPAVLSGEWVRPRCYVCCACGAQTRDSKALSSHISMRHPNAQIQHYEIVGEVLLNSDILKHLYVPPSQINNRTRPPRGFRDCTKCKKSVTLEDLHQHMLDCAGDAPTVRRKCRYRPFGVRKRRPRLPDNMIRKKIRKDLRTRHVRKTHMRPRPRRRTEVGDAETIRKMLADLPAKRHRVVVKPVNSSMRPRRNLQNPRNKIIMKKRIIEETKKPQEPNSSQGCTSSKSVENSNKNSHDASRHSSVRPFKTTVKRVASKILRKQDSFNKNILNKSRKKISIPINKNVNVTSAAEMPSPDNLKDGIQVEQLSNENNSDRINLNDGSNNSREHGSRSNNNSNNRDSQSPDGQNDQGNNSRDLFAPPQNVPLKHSIASLTASSETHDKAVQFHQLFLIQQECNNVNQHVPAEQRRLFENEAAVTKLDKPPLQYSQRRPSHNVDLQALQASKNKQNNKPRKGLNDCIAMLKNKLVEPNSSPIAGFVSVSCGDDEPLEPEPIIVARRHSTNELNTDYAQIPDYVHTPTPKKSETVEDNVPKTRTRASNKSKTTRRSGSTRYGHSSRSNRAAEITPNDNMLTWQQFYYDTQMLATQNITENYNKRESRRRNSLVSADELMLQHAMNLELLAKSTELTKLAEYHHYPSLSTHYHLPKRSNRKDSQKQKATTTSQSTRSKTKSNSTTRKKNVAESSSTITKQSNRNKSNTNTASTKRNYEKRQRKSSQLNNTVTAVEKSIDFYPQGDAIGDTSASLNIGNRITAMNKPTQEHHLQNLPHNTPVVEYTTNSDLSAVQYIISNVVEADISGPLDLTNKLLTKDNSVRYTQEQYPVAAYDTYETLDLSNRNVDNLAAGNTASSDEIVDLRVNFASRDSFQPRYAPIPTDLVNNEIEEDNATDLSIRRDNDFPTDLSVTRINYSAPSACFENLTEDHSRLPLKYIRDLPHLTRHADVRCCIMQEYYDPNSGRIIVVEKEITADDREMLPGTRSVSRLNMCTMEEPVRLDIYTNNTESNDEYVPTDLSGTSGPYMVSTSAVNNNICHYNNFDNQQAPHCINTDQVIDYHYDRPRRAPSETNFIRSSNQTTVACCEPREHYLSNTALPPVSRDLSLNESPVNESANYQQIDYSHSDIPLSLVSNSVVENISYSSSSELNAKANDYELTNTDYECTSKLNNGNSKNEPSYTSTTINTLSVKKNIESLTVTDDNEIQSTKNTDTMNTLSSSDDKASVTLPVSTTIPTTTSTVEKENSKNTNPDQDHDIARKIALLPKELVEILGTMPADHRNQLLNVLPQYVSTSTSPALLSNTDESVKCISESSSLLTSANTTDPVENELKFEANSEDGRMSDALCSSFKNSKFSESSTVSVSSSILLTPPTPQMSERYSLQENTDIHLYMRKSRVSSEEKTPSNSVDISTLNDSANTLTVKHTSKYNDPHKIIDLTIDENSSGNADVTNFKTILNTHVLEDVAATAIISKPLVQKASNDKTASLRAVRIKTPSERHRSMLSENKLDKKHNKTHSINIQDNPIKDSDNISPKAIQQAEISSTQHRPVLKTASCTSNEIPIGENISEDKIIAKKDDDKATGLLDKSNLVTSTLSKETNSSINNDCSAYDITNISAETENISSSKNHSSDLHINDKIDNIQDVTKENVLVEKQSQLEFSKITPIIEEDDSEDDISLAVIVKQKLKNLNSDLNHIIKNDVQNNQKKKRSKKNKKLTFDDKSEFNKSTSTEIICETSLNNNDRESNESSSIDKIVSGKKRAKKGRRFNSVQTVKLAENNGQNTELKDNQNEINKENNVSSDIDKNIESSEDSTKLKSIDQDPNQSSHVDTTYSSESNNKDCPNPLLKNDNDNKNIELNQNCDHLIKIISATNIDERQLDAKCNLSQDCLNSSCLKQSLSQPHANTKHEIRIDSAELPKNTKEIIKCKTNSFNLDDMSEPGKSKEKLVKTKKVTIQISPQANENHITNTDHINTTSELEESCITPLRRSRRGKSLFIDSNVSIAVNPVLRDTEQRTPLTKKQLIFSKLLLDEAKHNKISLNITPLVVDDNLKTTTFNSGQNINEDLNNTSMKIIPNKVEEDNSIMPANNVPHICEQNKTPNILNPNPVSVDQNPDDVSLSSTQAVIEEIPCKTSLQAITHTLEKTLDKSSLNTVSNIAEDNLQEFLPTTKQEIETQTKTSSVRNISIIHKEAVEKFPTSKRKASPQTKSKTKKKKSTVNQATSEDNNESTHQINTNNKIMESDNAIQVALSVENTVPEILSINEAQLVKQDSSGSNIDDVSMTHIHLDSMNTSPKPLSIEKRKSRSPPRKDLPNNSNPKKCRLNDENKNTSIIAASFDKEIERSKIFDDKETDKSRTSDHRVIEKPKISDDKEIERSKLSDNKEIEKSKISDDKEIEKSRSKLSDDKEIETSKISDDKEIEKSRSKLSDDKENGKSRSKLYDDKEIEKSKTSDDREIEKSQTIDHKEIEGLKASDDKEVETLKTNEVKTFPRNITCYNKPARRARSKSVVVKSSNAQFYDPYDIDLEDMADKTEPFLIKEISAKMSFSSFKSITAKTRKLSKTAPSAIIDISPIEPVPSTSAVKDYPVHDTDNDATKIYFNQTTNTIKDGSSDSDESTKSDVPLKKYAEKKEKKLAELSVSRGKLCSDSSDSDENLLIKSRSRKKIDPSISITKKEENIVNDKTDNEKDRRSEQFMESFGFFSERKPRKSNLLATKKISETFHIIANDSDDVYSTSKEHGSKKAATDSRKEDKKHSKGSSSSASKRAAKRVRKKKSTTPIEARFCTVYV is encoded by the exons TTCCTAATTCGAAACAGGACAGCACCATCACCTGTCTCTTTTGCACTCATACGGAAATAGACGCCCACGAAATTGTACGACACATGGTTGACAACCATCCTAACCAGTACTTCGCCTGTTACGATTGCCACACCAGATTCCCTGCTACTACTGATTTAGCCGAACATAAACTCACTGTTTGCGAAAAACAAAAGTTACCATATCGGAACCGATTACGCCAAAAAGTGACtcccaaaaaaaataatggaagaAACGACTTCGGGAACGATGTTAAGGATTTTCCAGATGATCACGGTTTTAACGGAATTGTGATATCCTGTGAATTGAAGTCTTCCCACGCACATGAGCTAGTTGACATAGAGGATAATATAACCACGAATTTCATTTTACCACCCGGCAGGAATATAGTAAATGGCACAGTTATCGAAAAGAATGCAGTTATCGTCTTAGACGACTTACAATGGAATAAAAGAGCTCCGTCGAATTTTGCTTTCCAAAGTACTGACGCTGATCAAATACTCTCGAGGTTAGGAGTTGTTCATAGATCACCTCGGACAGGGGAATCGCAGGGCAGAGAGTGGCTAAGAAATATTGAAGAGTTTCATCAAAAGTTCGAAAAATGCTTTGATACAAGTTTTTATTCAAAAGTTGCAAGCAATGTGCAAGAAAATTTGTCAAAATTTCTCGATGGTTCTTGCAATTTTAATCCTGATCCGGAGAACACAATAAAAACTAGGAAGGCTAAAAACATCGTCGCAATCAACACAGTTGAAGGATTTCCGATATTATTGGCTTGTGAGCAGTTCTCACGCAATGGTTTCGACGGATACATGCCGCGAGCTATTGCGCCTAAACATAAATGGAAATGGGACAATCTAGAAAACGACAAAAACATCATGAGTCCTGAGCGCATCAAACGCGATTCCCACACCAACAACTGTATCATATCACTAGTTTCCAGCTTGGATATATGGACCCAGTTGTGCATGAGGCGTAAGTTTgagagtatttttaataaatcaccAGTACAAAAAAAGACTGAAAGGAAAAGCATTATTGGTAAAGAGTTAAAAGAAATACTCGAAAGTAGAGAATTACCCGCATCAACAGCACAGATAGTCAAGTATACACATCCGCCAGTGCAGAGTGGGTCGAGTGCAGAGCTCCCTGAATCATTGGGTTTGGTACCCACTGCACCGAGTTTCGACCTGAAGCCGGCAGTATTGAGTGGAGAGTGGGTTCGACCGCGTTGCTACGTTTGCTGTGCGTGTGGAGCGCAGACGCGCGACTCTAAAGCGCTGTCCTCACATATATCTATGCGACACCCAAATGCTCAAATACAACATTATGAAATTGTCGGAGAAGTACTACTGAACTCAGACATATTGAAACATTTGTATGTTCCACCGAGTCAGATAAACAACCGCACACGGCCTCCTCGTGGATTTAGAGACTGCACTAAGTGTAAAAAGTCTGTGACGCTAGAAGATTTGCATCAACACATGTTAGATTGTGCAGGAGATGCGCCAACTGTTCGTAGGAAATGTAGATATAGACCATTCGGAGTTCGTAAGCGTCGACCGCGACTTCCAGATAATATGATACGCAAGAAAATTCGTAAAGACCTTCGAACACGCCATGTTCGTAAAACTCATATGAGACCTAGGCCTCGAAGAAGAACTGAAGTCGGTGATG ctGAAACGATACGAAAGATGTTGGCAGATTTGCCTGCTAAACGTCACCGAGTTGTGGTAAAACCAGTCAATTCTTCCATGCGCCCTAGAAGAAATCTTCAAAATCCAAGGAATAAGATAATTATGAAGAAAAGAATAATTGAAGAAACTAAAAAACCACAAGAACCGAATTCAAGTCAAGGTTGTACATCTAGTAAAAGCGTTGAAAATTCGAATAAAAATTCACACGACGCCAGCCGCCATTCATCTGTAAGACCATTCAAAACCACTGTTAAACGCGTGGCATCTAAAATATTACGAAAACAAGATTCTTTCAATAAAAACATCTTAAATAAATCAAGAAAGAAAATTAGTATtccaataaacaaaaatgtgaaTGTCACATCTGCCGCAGAAATGCCATCACCGGATAACCTGAAAGACGGTATACAAGTAGAACAATTGTCTAATGAAAATAATTCAGATAGAATTAATTTAAACGATGGATCTAACAATTCAAGAGAGCATGGCAGCCGGTCTAACAATAACTCGAACAATAGAGATAGTCAAAGTCCAGATGGCCAGAATGATCAGGGCAACAATTCTCGAGATTTATTTGCTCCTCCACAAAACGTACCACTGAAACATTCAATTGCCAGTTTAACTGCAAGTTCTGAAACTCATGACAAAGCAGTACAGTttcatcaattatttttaatccaGCAAGAGTGTAACAATGTTAATCAACATGTACCAGCTGAACAAAGAAGGCTATTTGAAAATGAAGCGGCTGTTACCAAATTAGATAAACCGCCTTTACAATATAGTCAACGTAGACCATCGCACAACGTAGATCTCCAAGCTCTACAAGCATcgaaaaacaagcaaaacaatAAACCAAGGAAGGGTTTAAACGATTGCATTGCTATGTTAAAGAATAAGCTTGTAGAGCCAAATTCAAGCCCGATAGCGGGCTTTGTCTCAGTCTCATGCGGTGATGATGAACCTCTAGAACCGGAACCAATCATAGTCGCACGACGACACTCTACTAATGAATTAAACACTGATTACGCACAAATACCCGACTATGTCCACACTCCTACACCAAAAAAAAGTGAGACTGTCGAAGATAATGTGCCAAAAACTCGTACCCGTGCATCAAATAAAAGTAAGACAACACGAAGATCTGGATCGACGCGATACGGTCATAGTTCCCGTAGTAACAGAGCAGCAGAAATTACACCTAACGATAATATGTTAACGTGGCAACAATTTTATTACGATACTCAAATGTTGGCTACACAGAATATTACAGAAAATTACAACAAACGTGAATCTCGACGCCGTAACTCTCTTGTATCAGCAGATGAACTTATGCTACAACATGCTATGAATTTAGAATTATTAGCTAAAAGCACTGAACTAACGAAACTTGctgaatatcatcattatccaaGTTTATCTACCCACTATCATTTGCCTAAGAGAAGTAATCGCAAAGATAGCCAGAAACAGAAAGCTACTACCACTTCACAATCTACTAGATCTAAAACAAAATCTAATTCAACGACACGTAAAAAGAATGTTGCAGAATCGAGTAGTACCATTACAAAGCAAAGTAATCGCAATAAATCAAATACAAACACGGCTTCTACaaaaagaaattatgaaaaacgcCAAAGAAAAAGTTCACAGTTAAATAATACTGTAACTGCAGTTGAAAAAAGTATTGATTTTTATCCTCAAGGAGATGCGATAGGAGATACATCAGCTAGCTTAAATATTGGAAATAGAATAACTGCCATGAATAAGCCTACGCAAGAACATCACTTACAGAATTTACCTCATAATACACCTGTTGTAGAGTATACGACTAATAGTGATTTGTCTGCTGTACAATATATTATCAGTAATGTTGTAGAAGCTGACATTTCAGGACCTTTAGATTTAACAAACAAGCTATTAACTAAAGATAATTCGGTCCGATATACACAGGAACAATATCCTGTTGCAGCTTATGACACCTACGAAACTTTGGATTTATCTAATAGAAACGTAGATAATTTGGCTGCCGGGAATACTGCTAGCAGTGATGAAATCGTAGATTTGCGTGTTAATTTTGCAAGTCGCGATTCTTTTCAACCTAGATACGCACCGATACCTACTGATTtagttaataatgaaatagaagAAGATAATGCAACAGATTTGTCTATCAGACGTGACAATGATTTTCCTACAGATTTGTCTGTAACCCGAATAAATTACAGTGCCCCTAGTGCCTGTTTTGAAAATCTAACGGAAGATCACAGCCGCTtaccattaaaatatattcGGGACCTACCTCATCTAACTAGGCATGCTGACGTCAGGTGTTGTATAATGCAGGAATATTACGATCCAAATTCTGGACGTATTATTGTGGTTGAAAAAGAGATAACTGCTGATGATAGAGAGATGCTACCCGGTACAAGAAGCGTAAGTAGGTTAAATATGTGTACTATGGAAGAACCGGTGCGTCTggatatatatacaaataatacagaGTCAAACGATGAATATGTTCCAACCGATTTATCTGGAACAAGTGGACCTTATATGGTATCAACAAGtgctgttaataataatatctgcCATTATAATAACTTTGATAACCAGCAAGCGCCACACTGCATAAATACGGATCAAGTTATTGATTATCATTATGATCGGCCAAGAAGGGCTCCTTCAGAAACCAACTTTATTAGATCAAGCAATCAAACAACAGTTGCTTGTTGTGAACCTAGAGAACATTATCTATCAAACACTGCACTGCCTCCAGTATCACGTGATTTGTCTCTAAATGAATCTCCAGTAAATGAGAGTGCAAACTATCAACAAATTGACTACTCTCATTCAGATATACCGTTAAGCTTAGTTTCAAATTCAGTTGttgaaaatattagttacagTTCTTCGTCTGAGCTTAATGCAAAAGCAAATGATTATGAATTGACTAATACAGATTACGAATGTACTTCTAAACTGAACAACGGTAATTCAAAGAATGAACCATCATATACAAGTACCACAATAAACACATTGTCAGTAAAAAAGAATATAGAATCGTTAACTGTAACAGATGATAATGAAAttcaatctactaaaaataCGGACACTATGAATACGTTATCGTCTTCAGATGATAAAGCTTCAGTAACTTTGCCAGTTAGTACTACTATCCCAACAACTACCTCTACAGTAGAGAaggaaaatagtaaaaatacgAACCCAGATCAAGATCATGATATTGCGAGAAAAATTGCTTTGCTACCAAAAGAGTTAGTAGAGATATTGGGAACTATGCCTGCTGATCATCGCAATCAACTTTTGAACGTGCTACCTCAATACGTATCGACATCAACGTCACCTGCATTACTTTCTAACACAGATGAGTCAGTAAAATGCATTTCTGAATCTTCGTCTTTACTGACAAGCGCAAACACAACTGATCCTGTAGAAAATGAATTAAAGTTTGAAGCTAACTCTGAAGATGGACGAATGAGTGATGCCCTATGCTCGTCTTTTAAAAACTCAAAGTTCAGTGAATCTTCTACAGTTTCTGTTTCAAGTTCAATACTTCTTACACCACCAACTCCTCAGATGTCCGAGCGATATTCACTTCAAGAAAATACTGATATTCACTTATATATGAGGAAGTCAAGAGTTTCAAGCGAAGAAAAGACACCTTCAAACAGTGTTGATATAAGTACATTAAATGATAGCGCAAACACGCTGACAGTAAAACATACTTCTAAATACAACGACCCACACAAGATAATTGATTTAACTATTGATGAAAATTCGTCAGGAAATGCAGACgtaactaattttaaaactattttaaacacTCATGTTCTGGAAGACGTCGCTGCGACAGCAATTATCTCTAAACCGTTAGTGCAGAAAGCAAGCAATGACAAAACGGCAAGCTTAAGAGCAGTTCGCATAAAAACTCCTTCAGAAAGACATCGATCTATGTTGTCAGAAAATAAATTGGacaaaaaacacaacaaaacgCATAGTATCAACATACAAGATAATCCTATCAAAGATTCTGATAACATAAGTCCTAAAGCTATTCAGCAGGCTGAAATAAGCAGTACTCAGCATCGACCCGTTTTGAAGACGGCATCCTGTACGTCAAATGAGATTCCTATAGGGGAAAACATATCTGAAGATAAAATTATAGCAAAGAAAGACGACGATAAAGCTACTGGGTTGCTAGATAAATCAAACTTAGTAACGTCTACCTTGTCAAAAGAAACAAACTCAAGTATTAATAATGATTGTTCTGCTTACGATATTACTAATATATCAGCAGAAACCGAAAATATATCATCCTCAAAAAATCACAGTAGCGATTTGCACATCAACGACAAGATTGATAATATTCAAGATgtaacaaaagaaaatgttctggTGGAAAAACAGTCCCAACtcgaattttcaaaaattacacCAATAATAGAAGAGGATGATTCTGAAGATGATATTTCATTGGCTGTCATAGTgaaacaaaaacttaaaaatttaaattctgacttaaatcatattataaaaaatgatgtacaaaataatcaaaagaaaaagagaagcaagaaaaataaaaaacttacattTGATGATAAAAgtgaatttaataaaagtacaTCTACAGAAATCATTTGTGAAacgagtttaaataataatgaccgtGAAAGTAATGAAAGTAGTTCAATTGATAAAATTGTCAGTGGTAAAAAAAGAGCTAAAAAAGGGCGACGTTTTAATAGTGTGCAAACTGTTAAACTCGCTGAGAATAATGGTCAGAATACTGAATTGAAGGATAaccaaaatgaaattaataaagaaaataatgtttcttctgacatagataaaaatattgaatcatCTGAAGActcaactaaattaaaatcaattgatCAAGATCCTAATCAATCTTCACATGTTGATACAACATACTCCTCAGAAAGCAATAATAAAGACTGTCCAAATCCTCTTCTAAAAAATGATAAcgataacaaaaatattgaattgaatCAAAACTGTGatcacttaataaaaataatttcagcaACTAATATAGATGAGAGACAACTTGATGCGAAGTGTAATCTGTCACAGGACTGTTTAAATTCGTCTTGTTTAAAGCAATCTTTGTCACAACCCCACGCAAATACTAAACATGAAATAAGAATCGATAGTGCAGAATTGCCCaaaaacacaaaagaaataattaagtGTAAAACCAATTCCTTTAATTTGGATGACATGAGTGAGCCAGGAAAATCTAAGGAAAAATTAGTGAAAACTAAGAAAGTAACTATACAAATAAGTCCTCAAGCTAATGAAAATCATATTACTAACACTGATCATATCAATACCACTTCTGAATTAGAAGAATCGTGTATTACTCCTTTACGTCGTAGTAGGCGAGGAAAGTCATTATTTATAGATAGTAATGTTTCAATAGCTGTTAACCCTGTTTTGCGAGATACTGAACAAAGAACTCCACTTACCAAAAAGcagttaatattttcaaaacttttACTTGATGAAGCGAAACAtaacaaaatatcattaaatattacCCCATTAGTGGTTGACGATAATCTTAAAACAACAACATTCAATAGTGGCCAAAATATTAATGaagatttaaataatacatcTATGAAAATAATCCCAAATAAAGTTGAAGAAGATAATTCAATTATGCCAGCAAATAATGTACCACATATTTGTGAACAAAACAAAACCCCTAATATCTTAAATCCTAACCCTGTCTCCGTTGACCAAAATCCCGATGATGTATCTTTAAGTAGTACTCAAGCTGTTATTGAAGAAATTCcatgtaaaacttctttacaagCCATTACCCATACTCTAGAAAAAACCCTTGATAAAAGTTCTCTCAACACTGTCTCAAATATTGCTGAAGACAACCTCCAGGAATTTTTGCCTACAACAAAACAAGAAATAGAAACACAAACGAAGACATCGTCAGTgcgtaatataagtataatccATAAGGAAGCCGTTGAGAAGTTTCCAACTAGTAAACGAAAAGCATCGCCCCAAACTAAAAGTAAAACGAAAAAGAAAAAGTCGACTGTAAATCAAGCTACTTCTGAAGATAATAATGAATCAACACATCAAATAAATACgaacaataaaataatggaAAGTGATAACGCAATACAAGTAGCTCTCTCAGTTGAAAACACAGTACCcgaaatattatctataaatgAAGCACAGTTAGTTAAACAAGATTCAAGTGGCTCAAATATTGACGATGTTTCGATGACACACATTCATTTAGATTCTATGAATACGAGTCCAAAACCATTATCAATAGAAAAACGGAAATCTCGTTCTCCGCCAAGAAAAGATTTGCCGAACAACTCTAATCCAAAGAAGTGTAGATTGAATGATGAAAATAAGAATACAAGTATCATAGCAGCATCTTTCGATAAAGAAATTGAGAGATCAAAAATATTTGACGATAAAGAGACCGACAAATCAAGAACGTCTGATCATAGAGTCATAGAGAAGCCAAAAATTTCTGATGATAAAGAAATTGAGAGATCAAAATTATCTGACAATAAGGAAAtcgaaaaatcaaaaatatctgACGATAAAGAAATCGAGAAATCAAGGTCAAAATTATCTGACGATAAGGAAATCGAAACATCAAAAATATCTGACGATAAAGAAATCGAGAAATCAAGATCAAAATTATCTGACGATAAGGAAAACGGAAAATCAAGATCAAAATTATATGACGATAAAGAAATCGAGAAATCAAAAACATCTGATGATAGAGAAATCGAGAAGTCTCAAACAATTGACCATAAAGAAATTGAGGGATTAAAAGCATCTGACGATAAAGAAGtcgaaacattaaaaacaaatgaagtAAAAACGTTTCCACGAAACATCACTTGTTACAATAAACCAGCTAGACGTGCACGGTCAAAATCAGTTGTAGTGAAATCTTCAAATGCGCAGTTTTATGATCCTTATGACATTGACTTAGAAGATATGGCAGATAAGACAGAACCGTTCCTTATCAAAGAAATATCTGCTAAAATGAGTTTTAGTTCTTTTAAATCAATTACTGCCAAAACCCGAAAATTGAGCAAAACTGCGCCTTCTGCCATTATAGATATTTCACCTATAGAGCCTGTACCTTCAACAAGTGCTGTTAAAGACTATCCAGTTCATGATACTGACAACGATGCcactaaaatttatttcaatcaaacCACAAATACTATAAAAGATGGCAGCAGCGATTCTGATGAATCTACAAAAAGTGACGTACCTCTTAAAAAATATgcagaaaaaaaggaaaagaaacTGGCAGAGTTATCAGTGAGTCGTGGTAAACTATGTAGTGATAGTTCTGATTCAGACGAAAATTTGCTTATTAAATCAAGATCTCGGAAAAAAATCGATCCATCTATATCAATTactaaaaaagaagaaaacatTGTAAATGATAAAACTGATAATGAGAAAGATCGTCGTTCAGAACAATTTATGGAAAGCTTTGGTTTCTTTTCTGAAAGAAAACCGCGAAAATCAAATCTTCTTGCTACCAAGAAAATATCTGAAACATTCCATATAATAGCTAATGACAGTGACGACGTTTATTCTACAAGTAAAGAACATGGGAGTAAAAAAGCAGCCACTGATAGTAGAAAAGAAGACAAGAAACACTCAAAGGGATCTTCAAGTTCAGCGTCAAAGAGAGCAGCCAAACGTGTTAGAAAAAAGAAGAGTACTACGCCGATTGAAGCGAGATTTTGCACAGTAT ACGTGTGA